A genomic region of Sphingomonas sp. AP4-R1 contains the following coding sequences:
- a CDS encoding conjugal transfer protein TraD — MERRTRTRHLIELGGLVQKAGLVDLADDDRATLYGAMLDLVAKARSDDAGDLLALWKRRGKRAFDAEAETKEDRV; from the coding sequence GTGGAACGTCGCACGCGCACCCGTCACCTGATCGAGCTGGGTGGCCTCGTCCAGAAAGCCGGTCTGGTCGATCTCGCCGATGACGATCGCGCCACCCTTTACGGCGCGATGCTCGACCTGGTGGCGAAGGCGCGCAGCGATGATGCCGGGGATCTTCTCGCGCTTTGGAAGCGACGTGGCAAACGCGCTTTCGACGCGGAGGCGGAGACCAAGGAGGACAGGGTATGA